One Amaranthus tricolor cultivar Red isolate AtriRed21 chromosome 1, ASM2621246v1, whole genome shotgun sequence DNA window includes the following coding sequences:
- the LOC130819106 gene encoding F-box/kelch-repeat protein At3g06240-like has translation MALFVSLPEDAIMEILLRLPVKSLQRFKCVSKSWYDLINDPGFLIKNYISSNNHDLLLISHIHPVKKQLLSVLSETPEMKTSHFELSYNANTNEETISFAQILGPCNGIFCLFDGKDGAISLWNPATRQLRTLPKSRVEPPTDAYPYDTCVGFGFDVESNDYKVLAYKHMCFPSSSTIAHAELYTLRYNNWKEVEVGEEFQPTGNLPYSSSNPSVDGVFSWFEIDNRVEKVIFSFDMKNEVFMKTQLPDYDGIPSKRVHGCLASLKNSLVFIHDYPLGGISKCFDVWILGEYGFRESWMKQLTIGPVWGVTSPLGFWKNGELLFEDGQAKLLSYDPITRDMNDLQARGIAYILQVLPYKESLVCLEGDDDEESNDINNMIPYFVTECPKEDLQMLVSLSCN, from the coding sequence GTATGATCTGATTAATGATCCGggttttttgattaaaaattacatTAGTTCAAATAATCACGATTTGCTTCTTATTAGCCATATACACCCTGTTAAAAAACAGTTACTTTCTGTGCTTTCTGAAACACCAGAAATGAAAACTAGTCATTTTGAGCTGTCTTATAATGCTAATACAAATGAAGAGACTATTAGTTTTGCACAAATCTTGGGTCCTTGCAATGGGATCTTTTGTCTTTTTGATGGTAAAGATGGCGCGATATCTCTATGGAACCCTGCAACACGACAGCTGAGAACTTTGCCTAAGTCTCGTGTTGAGCCACCTACCGATGCTTACCCTTATGATACTTGCGTTGGTTTCGGGTTTGATGTTGAAAGTAATGACTATAAGGTTTTGGCTTACAAGCATATGTGTTTTCCCTCTTCTTCAACTATAGCTCATGCTGAGTTATATACATTACGGTATAACAATTGGAAGGAGGTTGAAGTCGGGGAGGAATTTCAACCAACGGGTAATTTGCCTTACTCGTCTTCAAATCCATCGGTAGATGGGGTTTTTAGCTGGTTTGAGATTGATAATCGGGTGGAAAAGGTAATATTCTCGTTTGATATGAAGAACGAGGTTTTTATGAAAACTCAACTCCCTGATTACGATGGAATCCCTTCCAAGAGAGTACATGGGTGTTTAGCATCCTTGAAGAATAGCTTAGTTTTCATCCATGATTACCCTCTAGGAGGGATTAGTAAATGCTTTGATGTATGGATTTTGGGAGAGTATGGTTTTAGAGAGTCTTGGATGAAGCAACTAACTATTGGACCGGTGTGGGGAGTTACATCACCCTTAGGGTTTTGGAAAAATGGAGAGCTTCTTTTCGAAGATGGTCAAGCAAAACTTCTTTCGTATGATCCTATCACCCGAGACATGAATGATCTTCAAGCTCGAGGGATTGCTTATATTTTGCAAGTTCTTCCATACAAAGAGAGCTTAGTTTGTTTAGagggagatgatgatgaagagtctAACGATATCAACAATATGATTCCTTATTTTGTTACTGAATGTCCAAAAGAAGATTTACAAATGTTAGTATCTTTATCTTGTAATTAA
- the LOC130819089 gene encoding polyadenylate-binding protein-interacting protein 4-like has translation MNLQQAVQPRSSANGFNRRRAEKENSNRMEIKLQSGKNSDKVMIAGISSSNRTGGSETPSQDRLVYLTTSLIGHQVEVQVKNGSVYSGIFHASNADRDFGVVLKMARLMKDASSKPPKAASDLVIKGPSKTLIIPNHELVQVLAKDVPVTMDGSSSELRGESKQDIMLDSNISHSRHVEVGRELEPWRPDKDDPLCPELENVFDSPWSGSWDQFKVNEALFGVKSTFNEELYTTKLERGPRMRELEEEALRIAREIEGEETQDLHLAEERGASSYGNFDIDEETKYSSVYRGPDDSGYADEDVLGSLDAETFGDSSGPAFGRSFADVTSGKSGKGFEERRMFSQSSKKDETHSTQISVSQDLYCSASLASDHSANVADRLQENHDDDKGKSTSIEETLSEDVEAANADGESESSRDAKRSGSGKADLSLAMTTASEVNTKVEMKTSFGNLSEDRPGKVHMVTEPLNSRGRPGSSASSASESGAATTAPSGPALSPSSSMGSLSSEKSTLNPNAKEFRLNPNAKSFVPSQSPLRPPSPANDSSFYFPPSMPTVPHHMHGMPVNIGVGPPFVGHQPMLFNPQAPQMQSPHGYFPANSPQYGQQMILGHPRQVMYMPGFPAEMQYKGRDF, from the exons ATGAACCTGCAGCAAGCTGTACAGCCCAGGTCTTCTGCCAATGGTTTCAATCGCCGTAGAGCTGAAAAAGAGAATAGTAACAGGATGGAGATAAAACTACAATCTGGAAAAAACTCTGATAAAGTGATGATTGCTG GTATATCTAGTAGCAACAGAACCGGAGGGTCTGAAACTCCTTCACAAGATCGACTTGTGTATTTGACAACCTCTCTTATTGGACATCAAGTAGAAGTCCAGGTTAAAAATGGGTCTGTATATTCAGGAATTTTTCATGCGTCAAATGCTGAtagagattttg GTGTTGTCTTGAAAATGGCTCGATTGATGAAAGATGCATCTTCTAAGCCACCAAAGGCTGCTTCTGATttagttattaagggtccatcaaaaactcttataattcCGAATCATGAACTTGTACAAGTCTTAGCTAAG GATGTGCCGGTTACAATGGATGGATCATCAAGTGAGCTTCGAGGTGAAAGTAAGCAGGATATAATGTTGGACTCTAACATCTCACATTCTCGTCATGTTGAGGTGGGAAGAGAGCTTGAACCTTGGAGGCCTGATAAAGACGATCCTTTGTGCCCGGAGCTGGAAAATGTTTTTGATTCGCCTTGGTCTGG GAGCTGGGACCAGTTCAAAGTCAACGAGGCACTGTTTGGTGTAAAAAGCACATTTAATGAGGAACTTTATACAACAAAACTCGAGAGGGGCCCTCGAATGAGGGAATTAGAGGAGGAAGCCTTGAGAATAGCTAGGGAAATTGAGGGTGAGGAAACACAAGATCTTCATTTAGCGGAG GAACGTGGCGCAAGTTCATATGGCAACTTTGATATTGATGAAGAAACCAAGTATTCCTCAGTTTATAGGGGTCCCGATGACAGTGGGTATGCAGATGAGGATGTATTAGGTTCACTTGATGCGGAAACCTTTGGGGATTCCAGTGGACCTGCTTTTGGCAGATCCTTTGCTGATGTCACTAGTGGGAAAAGTGGTAAAGGTTTTGAAGAAAGGAGAATGTTTTCTCAATCATCAAAGAAG GACGAAACTCACTCAACTCAGATTAGTGTCAGCCAGGATCTCTATTGCTCTGCTTCTTTGGCTTCTGATCATAGTGCAAATGTTGCTGACAG GCTGCAAGAAAACCATGATGATGATAAAGGAAAAAGCACATCTATTGAGGAGACT TTAAGTGAGGATGTTGAAGCAGCCAATGCTGATGGTGAATCAG AATCATCAAGGGATGCTAAAAGAAGTGGCTCTGGAAAGGCTGATTTATCATTGGCGATGACAACAGCTTCAGAGGTGAACACAAAAGTTGAAATGAAAACCAGTTTTGGTAACCTTTCAGAAGATAGACCTGGCAAAGTACACATGGTTACAGAACCCTTAAATTCTCGTGGGAGACCAGGTAGTTCTGCATCGTCTGCTTCAGAGTCTGGAGCTGCTACCACAGCCCCAAGTGGTCCTGCACTATCGCCCAGTTCATCTATGGGTTCATTATCTTCTGAAAAGTCCACGTTGAATCCCAACGCAAAG GAATTTAGGCTTAATCCAAATGCAAAAAGTTTTGTTCCATCACAAAGTCCTTTAAGGCCACCGTCTCCTGCTAATGACTCTTCTTTCTATTTTCCGCCTTCAATGCCTACTGTGCCTCATCATATGCATGGCATGCCGGTTAATATTGGG GTTGGACCGCCTTTTGTTGGTCATCAGCCTATGCTTTTTAATCCACAGGCACCCCAAATGCAATCTCCTCATGGATATTTTCCTGCCAATAGCCCACAG TATGGACAACAGATGATTCTTGGTCATCCGAGACAAGTCATGTACATGCCAGGCTTCCCTGCA GAAATGCAATACAAGGGCCGAGATTTTTGA